In the Duncaniella freteri genome, one interval contains:
- the cls gene encoding cardiolipin synthase, giving the protein MTQYCHFPLLFAYGSILLWTLVAAYALMITTLIVAVLSENRNPLKALGWVMALLLFPIGGTILYFVFGRSMRNVKMISRRNRRKLLNSDSHRPLPKLSKELSPDNRQRAMLGYSVAEAMVYPSNSVRIFNDGGEMFNTMFSDISSAKKYINLQFYIISNDNLGQKLADILIERARAGIRIRIIYDYVGSFGSQTAQLFNRLRSNGIEVHSFFRIQFPEKLGRLNWRNHRKAVIIDGRIGYIGGINVAQRYVDGGMFGRWRDMAARITGPGVVALQHNFAIDWKFMGHELLTDEVAECDCDTDHRDTIKDVMVQIVASGPTNRWGNTHMLFIKAISGAKKRIFIQTPYFLPSEGLLTALQCAALSGVDVRLMLPRKSDSAVLTHASGSYVEESLLAGIKIYFYEAGMLHGKLLLVDDDFVTLGSTNFDYRSFEHNFEENIVMYSRDVNNAIADLYKKDMEDCSQIKLNEWNRRPSMRKGRESLCRLLSPIL; this is encoded by the coding sequence ATGACCCAATACTGTCATTTTCCTCTGCTTTTCGCTTATGGCAGCATATTGCTGTGGACATTGGTGGCGGCCTATGCTCTCATGATCACCACATTGATTGTAGCAGTGCTGAGCGAAAACCGCAATCCTCTCAAGGCCTTGGGGTGGGTAATGGCTCTACTGTTGTTTCCCATTGGAGGGACCATCCTGTATTTTGTATTCGGACGCAGCATGCGTAACGTAAAAATGATTTCACGACGCAACCGCCGCAAGCTGCTCAACTCCGACTCACACCGTCCGCTACCGAAACTAAGCAAGGAACTCTCACCTGACAACCGTCAGCGCGCGATGCTCGGATACTCCGTAGCCGAAGCGATGGTCTATCCGTCCAACAGTGTAAGGATATTCAATGACGGAGGAGAGATGTTCAATACAATGTTTTCCGACATCTCTTCAGCAAAAAAATACATCAACCTACAATTCTATATCATTTCCAACGACAATCTCGGACAGAAACTCGCCGACATACTCATTGAACGTGCACGCGCCGGGATCAGAATCCGCATCATATACGATTATGTAGGATCATTCGGATCTCAGACAGCTCAACTCTTCAACCGTTTAAGGTCAAATGGCATTGAAGTCCACTCATTCTTCCGCATACAATTCCCGGAGAAACTTGGCAGGCTCAATTGGCGCAACCATCGCAAAGCTGTCATAATAGACGGCAGAATCGGGTACATAGGCGGAATAAACGTGGCGCAGAGATATGTCGACGGTGGCATGTTCGGACGATGGCGCGACATGGCCGCACGAATCACCGGTCCCGGAGTTGTAGCATTGCAACACAACTTTGCCATAGACTGGAAATTCATGGGGCATGAACTGCTTACCGATGAAGTGGCTGAATGCGATTGCGACACTGACCATAGAGACACCATCAAGGATGTGATGGTGCAGATCGTAGCCTCAGGGCCCACCAACCGATGGGGGAACACCCATATGCTCTTCATCAAGGCAATATCCGGCGCAAAGAAACGAATCTTTATCCAGACTCCTTATTTCCTTCCGAGCGAAGGACTCCTCACAGCCCTGCAATGTGCTGCGCTTTCCGGAGTAGATGTCAGGCTGATGCTCCCAAGAAAATCCGATTCAGCAGTCCTGACCCATGCATCAGGAAGTTACGTGGAAGAGAGCCTTCTTGCGGGAATAAAGATATATTTCTATGAAGCCGGTATGCTTCACGGCAAGCTCCTGCTTGTTGATGACGATTTTGTGACACTCGGCTCCACCAATTTCGACTACCGGAGTTTCGAGCACAACTTTGAAGAGAATATCGTAATGTATTCCCGTGATGTGAACAATGCAATCGCCGATCTTTACAAGAAAGACATGGAGGACTGCTCCCAGATAAAGCTGAACGAATGGAACCGCAGACCTTCAATGCGAAAAGGAAGAGAGTCTCTCTGCCGTCTGCTCAGCCCGATACTCTAA